The window CTGCTGCGGGCAAACGGTTCGCCTGCGCAGATGCCCTGCCGGCGACGCATCATTCCGCAATGTTCTCCCCCTCTATCACCCTGATTTCCCCTGTCCTGCGAGAGTGCCTTCCGCCCCCAAATGCCGTGTTCAGCCAGACTTCGACGATGCCCTTCGCGACCTCATCCCCCAGCACCCGACCGCCCAAACACAGAACATTCGAATCGTTGTGCTCACGCGACATCCTGGCCATGAACTCGTTCGTGCAAAGCGCGGCATATATCCCCTTGAACTTGTTTGCCGTAATCGACATGCCGATCCCTGTCCCGCAGACTAGAATGCCTCGTTCGGCCTGGCCAGCAAGAATCGCCTTGCACAGCCTCTCGGCGAAG is drawn from bacterium and contains these coding sequences:
- the rpiB gene encoding ribose 5-phosphate isomerase B, encoding METRLAIASDHGGVELKRVLIEHLRALDYEVLDLGTEGPASVDYPDFAERLCKAILAGQAERGILVCGTGIGMSITANKFKGIYAALCTNEFMARMSREHNDSNVLCLGGRVLGDEVAKGIVEVWLNTAFGGGRHSRRTGEIRVIEGENIAE